One part of the Candidatus Thorarchaeota archaeon genome encodes these proteins:
- a CDS encoding MFS transporter: MVFGTASFLNDMGSDMIAPIWPTFLSHRLGLNLFQIGIIDGMAITITSLTKLASGYASDKTGKRKSFITSGYLLSLIGRFMFIFSATFWQILFYKALDRIGKMRGPPRDAIVAAHAEEKNRGRAFGVLRAMDSAGAVVGATLSFFLFMYLGYFWTFILAAIPAGLSVLIIVLFIKEHHGKNVFKGVSFRGLNRDLKMFLVASIMLALGTYSYSFLILFSADFGYTDVQLPLFYILFTAVYAASAYPFGRASDRVGRRPILLAAFVLLGITSLWTHLVTDWFTAIPLMIFFGLTNGALDPVQTSFVSDLVEEERRASIIGAFQMSIGLSALPGGMLLGWAWDNIGKLAAFDLSLLLCVFATILLLLVRPRTIK, translated from the coding sequence TTTGGCCAACGTTTCTCTCTCATCGACTGGGGCTCAATCTCTTTCAGATCGGAATCATTGATGGCATGGCAATCACAATAACTTCTCTGACCAAACTTGCATCAGGGTACGCTTCGGATAAGACCGGAAAGAGAAAGTCCTTCATCACGAGCGGGTATCTATTGTCGCTGATCGGCCGATTCATGTTCATCTTTTCGGCGACCTTCTGGCAGATCCTCTTCTATAAGGCCCTCGACCGAATAGGCAAGATGCGAGGTCCTCCAAGAGATGCGATCGTCGCAGCACATGCTGAGGAAAAGAATCGTGGTCGCGCCTTCGGGGTCCTTAGAGCAATGGACTCGGCGGGTGCAGTGGTCGGAGCAACTCTCAGCTTTTTCCTCTTCATGTACTTGGGATATTTTTGGACATTCATCCTTGCTGCGATTCCTGCCGGTCTCTCAGTCCTCATCATAGTTCTGTTTATCAAGGAACACCACGGGAAAAATGTCTTCAAGGGGGTCTCGTTTCGAGGTCTCAATCGCGACCTAAAGATGTTCCTTGTGGCCTCGATCATGCTGGCACTGGGAACATATAGCTATTCATTCCTGATCCTGTTCAGTGCGGATTTTGGTTACACCGATGTTCAACTTCCATTATTCTATATTTTGTTCACGGCGGTTTACGCAGCCTCCGCGTATCCGTTTGGTCGTGCCTCTGATAGAGTTGGGCGTAGGCCGATCCTCTTGGCTGCGTTTGTCCTTCTAGGAATAACTTCATTGTGGACCCACCTCGTCACCGACTGGTTTACGGCCATCCCACTCATGATCTTCTTTGGGCTGACCAATGGAGCTCTTGACCCAGTTCAGACAAGTTTTGTATCTGACTTGGTAGAGGAAGAGCGACGCGCAAGCATCATTGGCGCATTTCAGATGTCCATCGGATTAAGTGCTCTTCCGGGAGGAATGCTTCTCGGTTGGGCGTGGGATAACATCGGCAAGCTTGCAGCATTTGATCTGTCGCTGTTGCTTTGTGTGTTCGCAACAATATTATTGCTGCTTGTTAGACCAAGGACGATCAAATGA
- a CDS encoding EMC3/TMCO1 family protein — protein sequence MDLIGDIIAAIGNALGPLLYPPLSMIFITIVSLFVVFISTYSTKKFTDVEKLNEQMEEVKAWQQKFKEARKSMNPVLLQDVMDDQQRIMRIQTQMMGARMKPMCIFYIPFLIIFGILSALFGGSVVAVIPFNIQRLLPFFVGWLGVPVQGGFGIYYWVWYFITSASLGGFIRKLAHLDTLGSVGSPF from the coding sequence ATGGACTTGATCGGAGACATCATAGCAGCGATAGGCAATGCACTAGGACCATTACTATACCCGCCTCTGTCAATGATCTTCATCACAATAGTGAGCCTCTTTGTTGTCTTCATCTCGACATATTCTACAAAGAAGTTCACAGATGTTGAGAAGTTAAATGAGCAGATGGAAGAGGTCAAAGCGTGGCAACAAAAATTCAAAGAGGCACGGAAGTCTATGAACCCCGTCCTGTTGCAAGATGTCATGGATGATCAACAACGTATCATGCGGATCCAGACACAGATGATGGGTGCACGCATGAAGCCCATGTGTATCTTTTACATTCCCTTCCTGATCATCTTCGGGATTCTCTCAGCACTCTTTGGTGGAAGTGTTGTTGCAGTGATTCCCTTCAACATCCAGAGGCTTTTGCCTTTCTTTGTAGGTTGGCTTGGTGTTCCGGTACAGGGCGGCTTCGGAATCTACTATTGGGTCTGGTATTTCATAACGAGCGCATCCTTAGGTGGCTTTATCCGAAAACTGGCACACCTTGATACACTTGGGTCCGTAGGATCACCATTTTGA